One genomic region from Magallana gigas chromosome 3, xbMagGiga1.1, whole genome shotgun sequence encodes:
- the LOC117680300 gene encoding fatty acid-binding protein, adipocyte — MEEIKSKFEGNWECIKKENVEGFLEALGINVIKRKAAAQFNPKLLISVGGGCVKVVRKMPIKEITNEFKLDDEIDVNDDDHKYKAKLTYSDGKMTLCLRAVDGKSKDNTIVREIEGDNLVQTATCNGVTAKTTFKKC, encoded by the exons ATGGAAGAAATCAAGTCCAAGTTTGAGGGAAACTGGGAATGCatcaaaaaggaaaatgtgGAGGGATTTCTGGAGGCATTAG GAATCAACGTCATCAAACGCAAGGCCGCTGCCCAGTTCAACCCTAAACTGTTGATCAGCGTGGGGGGCGGGTGCGTGAAGGTGGTCAGGAAGATGCCCATCAAAGAAATCACCAACGAGTTCAAGCTGGACGATGAAATCGACGTCAACGACGACGACCACAAATACAAG gCTAAACTGACATATTCCGACGGAAAGATGACGCTTTGTCTGCGAGCTGTAGATGGCAAATCTAAAGATAACACAATAGTGAGGGAGATAGAGGGGGACAATCTCGTACAG acagCAACATGCAATGGCGTCACGGCTAAAACGACCTTCAAGAAATGTTAA
- the LOC105341424 gene encoding fatty acid-binding protein, intestinal, with translation MEEIKSKFEGNWECIKKENVEKFLEAMGVNLIKRKAAAQFNPKLSISVGDGCVKVVRKMPIKEITNEFKLDDEIDVKDDDHKYKAKLTYSDGKMTLCLRAVDGKSKDNTIVREIEGDNLVQTATCNGVTAKTTFKKC, from the exons ATGGAGGAAATCAAGTCCAAGTTTGAGGGAAACTGGGAGTGTATCAAGAAGGAGAACGTGGAAAAGTTTCTGGAGGCTATGG GAGTTAATCTCATCAAACGCAAGGCCGCTGcccagttcaaccccaaattgtcTATCAGCGTGGGGGACGGGTGTGTAAAGGTGGTCAGGAAGATGCCCATCAAAGAAATCACCAACGAGTTTAAGTTGGACGATGAAATCGACGTCAAAGACGACGACCACAAATACAAG gCTAAACTGACATATTCTGACGGAAAGATGACGCTTTGTCTGCGAGCTGTAGATGGCAAATCTAAAGATAACACAATAGTGAGGGAGATAGAGGGGGACAATCTCGTACAG ACTGCAACGTGTAATGGCGTCACGGCAAAAACGacgtttaaaaaatgttaa